The region CTAATAATGTACAACTTGAAGAACAGGAGTACATGAATGCTCAGGAACAAATGAATGGTTACAGAGTAGATCAGTCTCAACAGATGATGATGAACAATCAATCTGCACAGATCATGAACAATAGACAGGATATGCACACTCAGCAGCATAGACAGGATATGCACACTCAGCAGCATTCAAATGAAGGGCAAATCTTCCCTTTCACTCCTGAGCAATATCAGAAGATTATGTCTTTGATTCAAGCAGACAGGATTGGTGAGACACAGATTACAGCTCATGCAAATTCACTTTCATCTACCTTTAAACCAATGACAGAAGAGCAAGGTATTGTTCATGCTTGTTATTTCTCATCTAAAGGTTATAGAGAAAGTTGGATATTAGACACTGGAGCTACAGCTCACATAATCTGTGAAATTGAATTCTTTAAGGATTATAAAAAGGTTCAAAATGTCCATGTCAAGCTACCAACAGGACAACTCATAGCAGTAACTCACATTGGTTCAGTACAACTCAATTCTGATCTAGTATTACACAATGTTCTATATGTCCCAATGTTTaacttcaatttgatttcaGCAAGCAAATTGACAGATGACAGACTTTTGTGCTTAATACTTTATCATGATCACTATTTCATCCAGGATATGGAGACATGGAGGAGGATTGGATCAGCTAAGAAAAAAGATGGTCTATATCAACTCATGCAGGAGTCATTAACAGGAAGAAATTGTAATTCAGTTTTTTCAGTTTCTAAAGAAAATGCAGATGTTGATATCTGGCATTATAGACTTGGTCATTTGTCACATAGTAGAATAAAACCTCTACAGAAACttgattcaacaattaaaacatgagTGAATAAAGTCTGTGATGTATGCCATTATGCAAAGCAGAAAAAACTGCCCTTTCCAATAAGTTCTTCTGTTTCTAAAGAAGTATTTGACTTGCTGCAAATTGACATTTGGGGCCCTGTAGCAAAACCTTCCATTAATGGTTTTCAGTATTTTCTCACATTAGTTGATGACTTATCAAGATATTCCTGGGTCTTTCTGATGAAACATAAGTCAGAAGCAAGAATTCATCTGCAGAATTTCATTGCCATGGTTCAAACTCAGTTttctaaaagaataaaaatagtgAGATCTGATAATGGAGGTGAGTTTGCGTGTACAGATTTCTACAAGGAACATGGGATTATTCATCAGACCAGTTGTGTCTATACTCCTGAGCAGAATAGTATTGTAGAGAGAAAACAGCAGCACATCCTCAATGTAGCAAGGGCAATCAGGTTTCAATCTAATCTGCCTTTACATTTTTGGAATTACTGTATTTCACATGCTGTCTATCTGATAAATAGAACACCATCTCCTATTATATCAGAACATACTCCTTTTGAGTTACTCTACAAACAACCTCCATCTTTACAGCATTTAAAAATCTTTGGTTGTCTTTGCTTTGCTGCCACTATACCAGCACACAGAACCAAATTTGATAAAAGAGCAGATAAATGTGTGTTCTTAGGTTTTCCATCACACACCAAAGGCTTTATTCTATATTGTTTAGATTCAAAGCAGATTATAGTGTCTAGAAatgttatattttatgaaaCCACATTCCCATACAAAATCACCAAAACAGTCACTTCTCAAATAAATTCATCTGATTCAATCATTGATTCAGATTATTTCTTACCTATCCTTGAAAACCTTAATTCATCTCCACCTTCTTCACCACCTATTCCTTCTATTTCACAACCACCAGTTCCTTCTCTAAATTCAGACTCTGAATTTCCAGCTTTGAGAAGAACAACCAGAACATCACATCTACCAGCACACTTAAAAGACTTTACTTGTGTTTTACCACCTTCTTTTACCAAAAACACCACTACCCCTCATGCTCTTTCAGTGTTCTATCATATGACAGGTTATCTCCTGCTCACAAACACTACACACTAACCATAGACACTATGACAGAACCTAAGACATATAATGCTGCTGTAAAGTTTGAATGTTGGAGAAATGCTAAAGCAGAACTTGATGCTCTAGACAAGACCAATACTTGGATTGTTACTGATCTACCAGCAGGAAAAAGAGCAATTGGCTGCAAATGGGTATATAAGATCAAATATACATCAACTGGACAGATTGAGAGATGCAAAGCAAGACTGGTAGCAAAAGGGTATACTCAACAAGAGGGTCTTGACTATCTTGACACATTTTCCCCTGTGGCAAAAATGAGTACCATCAGAACTTTACTCTCTCTGTCAGCTGTGAATAAATGGCATCTGCATCAGCTTGATATCAACAATGCATTCTTGCATGGAGACCTTGATGAAGAAGTTTATATGGTCATTCCTCCTGGTTTTGAGTCAACCAGTCCACAGAAAGTTTGTAAGCTTCAAAAGTCTTTGTATGGCCTTAAGCAGGCTAGCAGGCAATGGAATGCCAAATTAATTGGGGCTTTGCTTTCAATTGGATTTCATCAAGCACATTCTGATCCTTCCTTGTTGATAAAGAAAACAGGTTCTATCTTTATTGCTCTGCTAATCTATGTGGATGATGTTATTTTAGCCAGCAATTCTCAAGTTGCCATCTCTGAAATCAAGGATTATTTGCATACTACTTTTAGTATCAAGGATCTTGGTGTTTTGAAGTATTTCTTAGGCCTGGAAGTTGCTAGAAATTCATCTGGTATTCACTTGACACAGAGAAAATACACACTGGATTTGCTCACAGACACTGGTTTTCAAGATTCAAAACCAGTACCTACTCCTATGCTTAATTCTCAGAAACTGGCTAAAGATGATACTTCTCTTTTACCAGATAATACTGCATACAGGAAGTTGGTAGGTAAACTTCTGTATCTCTGCAATACCAGACCAGATATCTCCTACTCCATTCAGCAACTCTCACAATTTCTAGATTGCCCAACTCAGGCACATCTTCTTGCTGCTCATAGAGTACTAAGATACTTGAAAGGGGCTCCAGGAAAAGGGTTACATTTCTCAGCATCTTCTGATCTTAAGCTTGCTGCCTTTTCAGATGCTGACTGGGGTACATGTCCCGATTCCAGAAGATCTATCTCAGGATATTGTGTCTTCCTTGGTAGTTCTTTGATTTCTTGGAAGTCAAAAAAAACAAACTACAGTTGCTAGATCAAGTTCTGAAGCAGAATATAGAGCACTTGCAGCCTTGACTTGTGAAATTCAATGGCTTGCTTACCTTTTTCATGATCTTCAACAGTCTCTTCCTTTACCAACAGCAGTCTATTGTGACAGCCAATCAGCAATCCAATTGGCACACAATCGAGTGTTTCATGAAAGATCAAAACACATAGAAATAGACTGCCATGTGGTTCGAGAGAAAATTCAGTCTGGCTTAATACACTTGCTCCCAGTCACCACAGACAATCAACTTGCTGATTGCTTCACTAAAGCTCTACCACCTCAAGCTTTCCATCAGGCCATTTCCAAACTGAGCATCATTGACATATTTGCTCCAGTTTGAGGGGGGGTAACACAGTTTGTCAAAACTGTGTGTTTCAACAGCAGCAATCACACAGATTGCCACATCAGCCAAAGGACTCAAGTCACGTGGATTGCTATTTCAGCAAAACAACTCATCTACAGCTCAGCATGACAGCTGTAATTAGGCCAGTAAAGTGTGTTTTATAGTTTGTTAAAAGTTGTTAGGAAGCAGTTATTTTTCAGCTTAGCTTTGCAATCTCAGCAAGTATATAAGCTGAGATTGATAGTTTGTAACAATTAATTTTTGTGATTAATAAAGAGAACAATTTTTCCTCTCTTTTTTGTTACAACTCTTATCGCAATACCTCAATAACTtaagaacaatggcctaggaagACTACATCATTACTCTAATACTACCTTTGTCATGATCCAATTTCGCGAACTGAAACCAACACTAGGAAATGTGAGTTGTAGCTCTGGAACCCGTCGCAAGACTTAAAATCATTCATTTTACCTTTATTTTATCATGTGTACACACGTGAGCTCCCACCATTGGTGAGAGACTTTAACTTTACTTCACTTTTCATTCGTACCTTATgcagcctttcatttaacatctATTTCATTTCAGTTTAAACATCAGAGTTAAGATACTATACATACACATAAGTATTAATTACATGAATCTACTCAAGACAACTGCAGAACCctagaatttaaaatattgtttaCATAGTTTTACCAAAATAAAACTTCTGAAGAAACAAAATGTTCAGAAGCTATTTGACTCCGCTCCTGAAATAGTGGAGGAACAACAAAATTAGTAAAactaattgattttatattattacagttaaacattaaataaaaccGAAATCATCATAAAACATTTGATAAACTATAATTCAttaggaataaaataaaatcataattcaCCATCCATATACGAATTAACTATTAATAATGACCTTTGCTTATTTAACAATCAAAGAGACCGATAACTATGCCTATCGAATCTCTTCACTAAATACATTTGTCAGTTTTGATACCTACGCTAATCGAGTATCCCGATAGCTCTTCCAATAGAGATGTCCCACTTAATATGAGCCCTAATAGCACTGCCTACCGAGCATTTTCCATATCAACCAATTCTAACTCAGCTCTGACTCTACTCTTATGAAAATACGCTAAACCATGTACCCTAACCCGATATTTATCAGTGCGTACACGATTCTATTGCTTCTCAATAGATAGCTCAGTCCATTGGATccatattttatttagaatagTTTCAAACAATATATTTATACTTGCAcaaaatatttcatatatagaaaataagtaatactttgcttaatattaaaagaaatagCATAAAATCACAGTGGTTGCTTATTCTCCAAGCTTTAACCTTTATTACTTTGATCCTAGATTTCTAAACTCGCCGGATCTAATCATTAAGCATTCATTAATTTGGAATTACGGCCTAACTGTagaattgactctagactcataACGTAAACACTATTTATCTGTTTTACTTATCTTCCTTATGGAACTGAGTTTAACtccgaatttttaaaattctttacTTTAAAACCAATGTTTTTTTCAAAACCTTCTTTATCTCGTCGGACGAATATGTAAACTCGAGGCTCAACATTTAAAACTCAATCTCTCATTTCGTCTTCCAAATTGAATAACACTTATCTCGACGTAAAATTTTAACCTTTCAAATACCATAATCATCCTTTAAcactttcaaaacattttttataacatttagtCAAAAAACATCATTTTTATAAGGGAAAAGGTGAAAAAATGACTCTCATGTATACCCTATATCTCTTGTTGGCACCTCATACATTTTGGATCTCAAATATGACCTTAATATTgtgaaaacatataaaaaaacacaaaaaggaCGACGTTAAATAGAAATGTGTTTGGTACTCAATGGAAATGTTAACAGAAGGAtcatttttgatactttttcaagacgttagggtaatttttgaaatttgtaaTACATGAGGTGCCAACATGAGACGCGGGCtatacattagggtcatttttgcaccttttcatatttaataggcttaatcaccaaaaaaaccctcactttttagccccttttcagttgcaccctaacgttgtaattttgtcagttgcaccctaattcgcacctttgagtttcaattccaccctcaaaatcaaattagacttttttcactcgggaaaaattcataaaaacccttataaagtactcgtttgaactctttttcacataaaaagttaaaaatagatgacttattttgatttatttcaaatgaaaaagagatcaatttagtacttgagggtggaattgaaaaccaaaggtgcgaattagggtgcaactgacaaaattacaacgtcaggtgcatttgaaaaggggttaaaaggtgaggggttttttttggtgattaagcctatttaATGACATAAAGCCTAATCGATAATTCTAGTTAACATCGACTCTCTTACGTACTTTTTCATTCATATAAGCCTTCATAACTCTTAGGGAAAATTATACATGATGAGATAAAAACTGAATTTTGGCGGTCCATGCAAAATTtaagatataaaaatataataaattagacATGATAGGCCAAAAATCCATTTGGACAATCCATGAAAAAACTAAAGTgtacaaaaaatatgaaaataaaaatgtcaCTAACTGACAAAATATCATTCATCGTCAGTACTTAAGTGGCAGACGAAATATTATTAAGGATATAATTAAATCATCAATAGTGTGACAGAGAAAGTACTATTCATTTATAGTATTCTCGTGGCAAACAAAGAACTATCCATCTACAGTAATGTGGCAGTCAAAGAACTATCCATCTACAATATTCTCGTGGCAGACAAAGTACTATTTAACTATTATATTAATGTATAGTCAATAGTACTTTGTCTATCATGAGAATACTACAAACAAATAGTATTTTGCCTTTCATAttattgacaatttaattaaatcgcAAATTATACTTTGTTTGACACATAAGTATTAAGATGAATAATATTGTTAGTTAGTGACATTTTtactttcacatttttttataacCTTAGTTTTtcatgtatattttatttatatatagctTAATTTTTGCATGGGTTGCCCAAATTAAATCTAGTTTTCAGTCTGTCaagtataatttatataaaaatacatgtAGCCCACATGTCCTAATTTTACAAAGTTTTACGGTACATGTGGAAAATTCTGAAACAATCATCTTCATTATCTTCTGCTAAATTGATTGTCGATTCTAAGGATACTGCAAAATTTGAATAAGGATGAAGATTTGGATGATCGaggaatatttaaaaaaaattcttcatgATTGTGAAATATTGTTCTTCAGTTCTTGTTGCTGCAAATAAGAAGCTTGCTTTAAATTTTTGAACCAAAAATTGTGCGTTTCGGATTTGAACAGTAATAtggtttttttttaactatttctcAATTTCCAGTTTTAAGAGTTTTTGCCAAACTTTGAAAGAACTCCACCATTtgagtttaaattatttttcgaAAATATGTACTCCAAATTTAGTGTCGAATTTGAAATACCATTGAATTATCCATGGAACAAATTGTTTTGCAGAAAATACTCTACGAAGCGACTCTTTCTctaaaaaaaaggtttaaagtgGTTTTTTCAAAGTTGGAATGATTCATGAACTTCGAGGGCTAAAATATCGTTAACTGAACGATAGTATTTCCACCAATGAAAAATCGTATGGAAATAAGGTTAagtgaactttcaattttgtcgattttggccaaaaaagagattatttggtttcaattgtggccaactctcaatttgatttcaatttaccTATACggcgcctacgtggcatgcacatatattgaaaggtcaggatttttgtgaaatcaaataatctatttttggccaaaatcgataaaattaaaaggttaagacttttgtgaaaccaaataatcagtttttggccaaaatcgataaaattgaaaggtaatgacttttgtgaaagatttgacctttttacgacatttggccaaaATATTATATCCAAAATCTAACCGAACTGAAAacgattttttttcttcatattaTCAAACCCAACCAAATTTGGTGCGCAATTATTGCACATTCCTACTCATTCCTATTCCTACACTCATTTATAGAGTCAAAGgacatgaaaaataataattctcaTTTCCATTTCCTTTCTCATTCCTTTTCATTCGTAATCTTGAACAGAATAGTCTAAAATttccttaaaatatttttgattcaTGTACTAGGTGCAAAAATGAAATAGCTCTTCCGCATTTAATGACTATATTTTTTGCTATGTTTCATGAAATAGTTATTTTATGATATCGTAGCATAATTATTGCTCTTAAAAACTAAGTCCATGTTTGGTTAGAATGGAATGGAATATCTATTCCATAAGAAACAcaatactattttttatttttggagacGAGCATTTATTCAATAAAATCATGAAATAACAATTTCATGGAGTTACTATTCCATAAATCAAAGTAAAGAATAGTCACTTTATGCGAAATAGATATttcattccgcacctattccacGAACGAAATATAGTCTAAAAAATTACCATTTCATTCCTAATGGAATAACTCTTCTATTGTAATACTATTTCATATCATAAAACAATAACTTAAGTTCTAAGCTTAAGGAAATCCTATCTGAACGACCGTAGTTCAATGCCATAGAAATCTTCCAGACAATTGAGAATGTAAATATCTACCCAATGCCCAGTGTAAAACAgagaaaacaaaacaacaatATAAAGTGCAACAAAGTAACTTATGATCTTCACACTAATGCTAGTAATCCCATATTCTTATTCATTTTTAGGTTTCAAGCAATGTTTTCTCTTATTAAAATGTGCAGAATAATCAGttcaaacattaacaaaaaataaaattatgacaGCTACAACATAAAATACAACAATAACCTGTTCTTTATAGGCGATCCGTAGAACTTGACGAGTGCTGCAAATCTTTAACGTTTGCGTACAGGTGACTAATCTGGTTTTTAAATACCATTGACATAGGTATTGGAGAAAATCCAGCATAATCTTTGTCCGCCTTTGCCAAGCCTAACTCAGCAATGTACTTGAAAAGTCCGTGCTTTCGAGCAAATGGTTGAGCAGCAAATTCCTCGATTGGCATCCACTACAggaaatttgacgtttttaaaTAAGAAACGGTCTTATGAACAAAATAATTTCAGAAGTTTCTCATGCAGTATTCAGAAACAAAAGAAACACTGCTTCCACTGAAAGAGTTGGTTAAAAAGCCGTGTTCTGAACAAGATAAAAGACAATGAATCGCTTAAGAATTAATGATTTAATGCCATTGCCTAGAAATTACCTGAGCTGCCTCAATCTCCGATTCTTGCTTCTGAATGTCGAAAGACACTGGACGTAGCAtgcaaatgaaaaataaatctgATTTTCCAAAGAATACTTTGTGTGATTGCCTGCAAGTTGAGGTCATAAAAATGTGAGACTATGTCAAGTCTTCAGCCTAAAACTTCAGCAAACTTTTATACGATACACCAAGTTCTAAGAAATACCACCGAGAAAAGACAAGACAAAATGAATGCTTCTTAAagaaatttttcaatttcacaAACAAATCCCAGAAACAAGTTAGCAAGAACACTATAATCATTTAATGCATCATACTTGATGTTATTCGAGTTTGTACACTTGAAATTTGCATTCGTCCTATCAAAATCATCATATCGGCGATTTCTTTCTCTCTAGTAACTAAATAGAATCATTCCTATCCCATCTTCCAATATAATATGGAAACAATTAGCAGTCAAGTTCCTAACTATGACTACAAAATGACTTATCCATCTACAACGGAATAGATAAGAACGATTGTGATTGCATAATTTTGAGATAAAGTGGGATAACAGCCGCAGAAAAGGACAAACCTGAATGCTAGAATTTCTTTAAACTCTGTGTCAATCTGAGCAAGAAAAAGATAAAGTCTCAGAAAGGAATCAGCACTGGCCAAGAAACAGCAAAAATAAACTTAGCACTTACACCAGTCTCCTCTTTTACTTCTCTTTTAGCTGCTGTGAAGATGTCCTCACCCTATACGTTAAAGAGATCGTGTAAATTGGTAATGAAGTGAATTGATTTGTCAAACAAAATGTACTGCTCATTGCATCCGTGTACCTCATCAACAGCTCCAGTGGGGATTTTCCATGCACCTGTTCCACGAAAATCGCCGGTACTTTCCTGGACAACAAGAATCTGACAACCAAGAGGATTTCCAAATAAGAGTCATAAGACCAAAAGGCTAGTGATCGGGTATGAATGCAATTCTTTTCTGTATCGGTTTCACATATAGCCATCATATGAATATAGTTACAGAATTTGGTGTAGCTAAATGAACACGTAACAAATGTTCTCATGGACCAATTATGCTTGAGAAATTCTTAACTGATCGATTCTTCAGATTCCACATTGAATGTGAAAGAAAAAACTTCTAAGGCATTTTGCAATTTTCAGAATAATTACCGAAATGCCTACATTATGCCGAATCGCCTACATATAATGCCAAATTGCCAATGAaactaagaagaagaagtaaCAGACGCATAGGTGAAGCGATGATGTTAGCTAAGACAGTTATGacatatattacacaaattagGAACCAACTATGTAGCTCGTAAACAGAAACACTGAATCGGGAAACGCCAAAACGAGAAACAGTGATACATTAGTTTTTACAAGATCAATAATTAAACAACTATAGAATTGCAGAGTTTCATAAACGTTTCTGAAAACAAAATGCTGAAATGAAGAACTAAGAAAAAATGCAGGAAAATACCTCTCTTTTATCATTCAAGACAATGCCGCCAACACCGACTCGGTGCGAAGCATTAGCAGGAATTGTGCTAGGAGTGTCAGGTATCCAGTAAACAAGCATTATGTAAGTGGACTCAGCATGGTGATAATAGAATCCTTCCTGCCAACAGTGTATAACACACTAAATACTCTACTCACGACAGAACAAATGAATGATATCATATTCTATTACAGAAGCAAAAAAGCAAATACCTTAACAGCATTTTCTAAAAGATTTACAAGTTCAATAGGTAGCTTCAACCAAACTCCCCGTTTACCCtgcaaaaatcaaaatcatagaAATTACAGTTTCACAATTTTTACggaattcaattaaatttctataaGATGTGTtcggttcaaatgaattttgacaatttaaatttGCATATACACTCCAAAtacaatattcaatttatttcatttcatttaaaattaactcCGTATTTAAAATTCGGGATACCAAACACACTAGAATTGAACGAAACAGGCCCGAAAAACAAACCTGTTGCCTCCAAGCTGAAACCGAAGCTCTAAGCTTAGCATGAAAAACTTGAGGATCCAATTGCTCTTCTAAATGAACAGTGACACCTCCAAAATTATCAGCAGATGCAGCAAGCAAATCACCATTACTCACCCCATTTGCAACCGACTCTGATCCAGCCATGCTGCACAAAAACCCAAAAATCAGACCAAAATAGAATTAAAGTACTGAACAAAAAACAATCCAACTAACTTACTTTGCTTGTGAAACTGAGATATACTATTGTGTAGAGAGTGTGGTTTGGGTTACTTATAGTGAATTAAGTGGCTGATGACGTGTGCCCCACTCATTCAATTATTAGTCTATGTCCAATCATTTTGCCTTCCATAATAATATAGGATCTgctttttctgttttattttattttagcattATTTTATCATGTGTTGGCCCGCCCACCTTTATAATATAGCCACCATTTTATATTATTCAACGTGGCTGAATCATATGATTTGCTGGCAAATTATACTTTTCTAATTTATCGAAAATAATATAGTAGTTTTTTAAGTTATTGTCACAttgtgaaaaaattaataaatataatactccctccgttccattctaattgagaaaattttaattgcacattatttaagaaattttagtaacattacttttatatccttacattacattaaatgcatcacaacttttcaaaaatatgctttctaaatgcattaattgaagaAGGTATAAAGAGAAAAATAGTATGAAAAGTACTCTATAAATAGAAAGTGTCAATTAGAATGAGACACTCAAAAAAGAAATAGTGTCCAattaaaatgggacggaggaagtataaTTTTGTGTTTACCATTTTTAATGTAATGAATGTTTGTTTTTcacatttcataaaataatatgtaaggaaaacaaaataaatgaatgcatgaatgaataaaatatacttataaattaattgtCTGACTAAagtaagataaaatattttgaaatgaatgttctataaaataatatgaaattaaaataataattagttacTTTATGTGGACCTCGAGTTTTTTAATTCAACTActcacatttttttaaaaatatcttttacAACACATGCTGGAATTGGTATGG is a window of Mercurialis annua linkage group LG2, ddMerAnnu1.2, whole genome shotgun sequence DNA encoding:
- the LOC126669199 gene encoding nudix hydrolase 2-like, with product MAGSESVANGVSNGDLLAASADNFGGVTVHLEEQLDPQVFHAKLRASVSAWRQQGKRGVWLKLPIELVNLLENAVKEGFYYHHAESTYIMLVYWIPDTPSTIPANASHRVGVGGIVLNDKREILVVQESTGDFRGTGAWKIPTGAVDEGEDIFTAAKREVKEETGIDTEFKEILAFRQSHKVFFGKSDLFFICMLRPVSFDIQKQESEIEAAQWMPIEEFAAQPFARKHGLFKYIAELGLAKADKDYAGFSPIPMSMVFKNQISHLYANVKDLQHSSSSTDRL